The segment CtatcacttcaaatatttttctactattTATAACCAAGGGAAGTGTAAACCTGAAAAGCTTTCTTAGCTGTGACTTTGAACACTCAGTCAGGTAAGAGAAGGAATTAGGAGATAGGCTGAGCAGTGGCTCATATTTTTTGTCTGCTTGCTAGTATTAAAGGTTAGTACTCAGGATTTAGAGATGGTTTCCGTGTCTAATGATGGCCTCCTCTTTGTGTTTGTGACTTACAAAGGCTCTTTACTTCATACGTTTTTATTGCCATATCCCTTTCTCAATTCAACATGCCTGGTTCTCTAGATATTCTCCAAAGTAAATATGCAATCTCTAAATATTGAAAATGcagtaaaataaattgtttagTACAGACAGTCTGAttgctaattttctttaaatgttaggaaaatttttccccaaattaatttttGATACAATTTTGTTTTGTAGGTGAGAGAAACATAAATGATATTTGACATATCACTTGTATCTTCAACAGGAGTGgtaaattttaacaatataaaaaatgtacATGACTAGGAAAGAAAGTTACTCTGAATTGTTTGCAGCTAGCCTTTCATGGAGGTATAGtagaggttaaataatttctcTAAATTTCCTCCAGTTATAAAGTCTAGAATCCCATTGGCTCTTGAGCTGTTCCCtagttaaatctttttttttattctagtcacatcaaatcattttcttctcctctcaagGATTTTCCAAACTTTGAATGATTCCCCTTCTAAAGGAAATATTCCAATGTCTTCATCTCTATCGGATTTTCTTATACTTCTtagtcttctttccttctctatttttcttaagCAAAAACCCTTCAGATGGTTTGTTACCAGGTCAAGAGATAACACTGTACTGAAGCACCAAATTTGTCACAGTTAAGGCTAACATAGGAAGATGAAAGGAAAGTTGTATCAGAAGGTAGATGTTCACAGTCAGAGAAGATGACAGGCTGGCAACATGCTCTGAATccctggaagaaataaaaatatcaatggtaaatttaataatgaaaagaacaatTGGGTCACAGTCCATAACCAACATGTAAACTTAATATTTAATAGTCTAATGCTCCACATACTTACAACCTCTGAGTTTGGGACTATATAAAACAACACTGCTCTCCCTCAAAACGTTGTTGTCTAAGTGGGAAAATCCTAGGCTGAAAGACTGTGATTCCCATCAGAGAGAGCGTTCCatctattattttgttgtttcttttcagtGATGCTGAATCAAACCTCAATCACAGAATTTCTCCTTCTGGGAgtaacagacatccaagtactgCAGACTTTTCTCTTCGTGGTTTTCCTAGCAATTTATTTTGCCAATGTGACTGGGAATGGAGCCATCCTGATGGTTGTCATCTCTGATCCAAGACTCCATTCCCCTATGTATTTCTTCTTGGGAAATCTCTCATGTCTAGATATCTGCTACTCCACAGTGACACTGCCAAAGATGCTGGAGAACTTCCTCTCTACACACAAAGCAATTTCTTTCTTGGGGTGCATCAGCCAGCTTCACTTCTTCCACTTTCTGGGCAGCACTGAGGCCATGTTGTTGGCTGTAATGGCCTTTGACCGCTTTGTGGCTATCTGTAAACCACTTCATTACCCTCTAATCATGAATCATCAGCTCTGTACCCAGATCGCTATCACTATCTGGACCATTGGGTTTTTCCATGCCCTGCTGCACTCCATAATGACCTCTCGCTTGAACTTCTGTGGTTCCAACCATATCCATCACTTCTTCTGTGATGTTAAGCCATTACTGGAGTTGGCCTGTGGGAACACTGAGCTCAACCAGTGGCTGCTCAATACTGTCACAGGGACCATTGCCATGGGCCCATTCTTTCTAACACTTCTCTCCTATTTCTACATTATCACCCATCTCTTCTTCAAGACCCGTTGTTGCAGCATGCTTCACAAAGCACTGTCCACTTGTGCCTCTCACTTCATGGTAGTTATTCTTTTCTATGCTCCTGTTCTCTTCACCTATATTCGTCCTGCTTCAAGCAGCTCTGTGGACCAGGACCGGATCATTGCCATCATGTACAGTGTGGTCACTCCTGTACTAAACCCACTGATCTATACGTTGAGGAATAAGGAAGTAGAGGGAGCCTTGAGTAGAGTGATCAGAATGAGGTTCTAACATGAAGAAATCTAGAGCATTCTTATGAGGCATAAATAAATTGGCAATGAGAAAGTTAAGATGTGAAATTGTACTGCTTCTCAAATTGTTTACAATATATGTAACAGAGGGAACTGaataaaggaaaagtaaatggaaaagtCTAGTACAGTTGTGTCAAACAATGCATTCCTAGGTAATGTGATGAAAACTTAAACAAATGAGACACTAGCCATGGAATCCTAATGTTAAATTTGGTTCTGGAATATCAGTGGATACAACTGATTTGTTACATATTCTTACATGCCCTTAGTGAAATCAAGTATAGAAATATGCCTAAATTATCCATGTATTTGGTAGGTGGATAATACTAAGGTCTTTTTATCTGTGTGGACTCTCTAAGGTAAGATTTTAATATGAGCAATAAAATTATTATGCTATTATATATTAAGGATTTTAATTTAGGGTTATGAATATTCAATTGAAAAGGTAAATGTTAACTCTCAGATGAGTTACAGGAAATTTTTAAGCAGtatttcatgatttctttttcttcaagcaGGGAGGCAAGTAAGTAATTAAACCAAATAATATTGTAATCCTAATTAACAGAGATAAAATAACCAATGGTTTATAGAAAGAGTTTTGGAACCTCTATCTCCAGAGATGTTTTATAAATCAACTAGGCAAACTCTCAAGGATTACTgtaaaatattctcaaaaaagGAGGCAGATTGAAAACCTCTCAGGAATCCCTTTCTAGCTCCTTAGTGTGTTATTTTATCTTCAGTCTTTGGTCATGGAAAATGATCATTTTGaaaactctttctatttttttgttttgttttcaacttCTGCATTTATTTTCACAGAATGTAACATGATGTAATATGATATAACACCAATGAAATGTAAAGAAttcatcagaattttgttttgttttaattacttGCCACAAAACCAAATTTATAGATTTGCTTTCGTGCAGTATCTGTGGCACATTTTAAGTGAGAGTTGCTTCTCCTGCCTCACAGCATGTTCTGCTTCCTGTTCCTTCAATTGTTCAGCTTCTCCAAAGGAGTGGGTAATCTCATGTTAATATTAATTAGTACACGGAAATGGCACAGACTTTGTAGTCCATGCATCCGGATTGGAAATCCAGCTCTCCCACTTGCTAGCATCAGTTAGGGAAGACAATGAGAGTTCTGCATAAGCAACTAAAGAACAGTAAACCCTTTTGACTTCCCTCAGAGGGCTGTTATTATGTTCATTTGACCTAATAACATGTAAAGCAATGAGAAGTGTCGGTTTATTTGATTCCCCAAGCCTCCATCAAGCATAGTTACAAAGATCAGACTTCTGCAAAACACTTATTTTTTTCacaatgcaattttttttcttatgataaaaATGACATGCTTATTACAAGGAAGTCAAATAATAAAAGTTGCATGATAGAGAAAGTAAGAGACCATTCtctaacttaattttaaaaaacaattttctgtAGCATCCATAATGACGACAGGGAGACCTTAAACTAAAAGATTTTATCATTCTTATGGTTAAAAATATCTGCCAGATAAGCCAAATCTAGATAAAAATTCTGTTCTGAATAAATGTCCCAAATAtgaaactttttaagaaaaattggaCTTCTGAAATCCAGATTGATTCTATATGGTTGATAAACTCTTCATTTTACGCCCCCATTTCCaacaagaattttcttttaaatcaatgATACAGAGCCCTGCTTTTGATTACTTCTGAGGGCTTTTTTGACTGTGGATTCTCACTGTTATTGGAAACTCTCTACTGACAAGCTTGCCTGTGTAAAGTGCAATGAATGATAAGAATTCAGGGGCTTCCTTCATCACTAAAGTATCAAAACCAGATCCATCACCAAACATCAGAGAAGCTCCATCTGAGCTGAGTGTGAAGCTTTTCTTTAcaaagttttgtttaaaaaaaaagcaaaaacttttaTCACTTCCAAAACTTCAATAACCTTAATAGTTTACAAAGAAAACTCATAAAATAGGAATTTTCTGATAACATCAGCTTGAGCAGGGCAAACAGAAAAAGATATGGCACATTGAGAGATGTCTGCGGTTTCACCCAGTTGTGCCCTGAAGAGTAATGGCAAGGCTGCTGTTCTCGATGATCTACTTCTaagtattttgaagaaatatcaaCTACTGCTGAATAAATGTAATCTTTAACAAAGAAATAGGTTCCAGTTTTCCCTCAATTCCCTTCCATAAACCACATGCCCCATTTCCAGGGCACCTGCCTTCACTAATGCTCCTCCATCAGGCTTCTTTTGTTTGGCAATTTGAAAGCAACTTTATAGTGTGCTATAACAAAAGATTTTTGTGAATTAGCGAATCCTAATTTATAAACGTTCCAGCTTTTTCAAGTTGAGTCCTCCTCacacaaagaacagaaaaactcACATCTTATTTTGACACATTTTCAGAATGAACAGAGCTAAGGTGTTCTTTCAATTTGGCTGACTTCATATTTCTGTTTACAAGAATTTCTCCACACTGAAAACACTGTGGCTTTTGTATTCCATCATATTCATGAATGCAGCTGAAATACTAACATACGTAATTTTCATCACATTTTCTTATCTTTGGCATTTCAACTTAATTGGGTCTACAAAATACAAAGTAAagctaaaatgaaatatttattccattgactttattggaaataaattttccatgattttaaagaaatttgatatgtctacaaagaataagaaattatgcattcatttaaaaaatacaagatatattaaaatcttactgaatatttaaaattagatattgttgaaaatagatattttttaaattatgacaaTTGGCAAAATAAAACTGGTTTTATAATTTGTCCAAAGTTTAAATTCTTTCATGAATTTCAGATTTAGACACCAGAGTTAGACACCAGGTTAGTTTAGGTATAGCAGTTCAGACAGTACTTTAGAAGAAGTGACCTGCCTGAAATTCACCTACCACTGCACATGCATTCTGGTGACCTTCCTAGAAACCGTTCTCAGTTTTTTCATGAAGTGTTTTTAGATACGCAGAATTTTCAGGAAATAATAATGTAAGAACAGCGCTTGTACCAGTGGAGTACCAAAGGGAGGACAATGGGAGCAGTCTGCCTTAGGTGCAGGCggtaagggagttcattgcctgcagagaa is part of the Equus caballus isolate H_3958 breed thoroughbred chromosome 20, TB-T2T, whole genome shotgun sequence genome and harbors:
- the OR12D2 gene encoding olfactory receptor family 12 subfamily D member 2 (The RefSeq protein has 2 substitutions compared to this genomic sequence), which encodes MLNQTSITEFLLLGVTDIQVLQTFLFVVFLAIYFANVTGNGAILMVVISDPRLHSPMYFFLGNLSCLDICYSTVTLPKMLENFLSTHKVISFLGCISQLHFFHFLGSTEAMLLAVMAFDRFVAICKPLHYPLIMNHQLCTQMAITIWTIGFFHALLHSIMTSRLNFCGSNHIHHFFCDVKPLLELACGNTELNQWLLNTVTGTIAMGPFFLTLLSYFYIITHLFFKTRCCSMLHKALSTCASHFMVVILFYAPVLFTYIRPASSSSVDQDRIIAIMYSVVTPVLNPLIYTLRNKEVEGALSRVIRMRF